The Streptomyces sp. NBC_01255 genome window below encodes:
- a CDS encoding RNA 2'-phosphotransferase encodes MDERRTVKVSKYLSKHLRHQPERIGLVLDTQGWTEIDTLLRATAAHGFPITREELDHVVATNDKKRFAIEGTRIRASQGHTVEVDLDLPVAEPPAYLYHGTVADRLAAIRAEGLRPMARHHVHLSPDRETATRVGARRGRPIVLSVDAGAMHRAGHVFHVSANGVWLTDAVPPEFLRLPS; translated from the coding sequence ATGGACGAACGACGCACGGTGAAGGTGTCGAAGTACCTCTCCAAGCATCTGCGTCACCAGCCCGAGCGCATCGGCCTCGTCCTCGACACGCAGGGCTGGACCGAGATCGACACGCTCCTGCGGGCAACGGCCGCGCATGGCTTCCCGATCACCCGCGAGGAACTCGACCACGTCGTCGCGACCAACGACAAGAAGCGCTTCGCGATCGAGGGCACCCGCATCCGCGCGAGCCAGGGCCACACCGTCGAGGTGGACCTGGACCTGCCGGTCGCCGAACCGCCCGCGTACCTCTACCACGGTACGGTCGCGGACCGGCTTGCCGCGATCCGGGCGGAAGGCCTGCGCCCCATGGCCCGCCACCACGTGCACCTCTCCCCCGACCGGGAGACCGCGACCCGGGTCGGCGCCCGGCGCGGACGGCCGATCGTGCTGAGCGTCGACGCCGGCGCCATGCATCGCGCGGGACACGTCTTCCACGTCAGCGCCAACGGGGTCTGGCTGACCGACGCCGTGCCTCCGGAGTTCCTCCGCCTGCCCTCCTGA
- a CDS encoding M24 family metallopeptidase, whose product MGSAVTGELSAELRGFREVQRLSYECAEAVAAQLKPGVTEREAARMQREWLYERGVRDWFHRPFAWFGDRTAFVDFRIPLQFFPTNRRLEAGMPFILDMAPVYKGHTADIGYSGCLGLNPLHDKLLADLRDHRELILREVRERRTLREIYEDVDRLMVRQGYANRHRAYPFGVIAHKIDRVKERRWSPTLFGFGTQAIKGLASDAIHGHRDGWSPLWSPYTFSDHPPVPGLWAVEPHLGFRGTGAKFEEILVVTDSKDPEQSAFWLDDDLPHVRRWNEGAV is encoded by the coding sequence ATGGGCTCAGCAGTGACAGGCGAACTCTCCGCGGAGTTGCGGGGGTTCAGGGAAGTGCAGCGGCTCTCCTACGAGTGCGCGGAAGCCGTCGCGGCGCAGCTCAAGCCGGGCGTGACCGAGCGCGAGGCCGCCCGGATGCAGCGGGAGTGGCTGTACGAGCGCGGGGTGCGGGACTGGTTCCACCGGCCGTTCGCCTGGTTCGGGGACCGCACGGCCTTCGTGGACTTCAGGATCCCCCTGCAGTTCTTCCCGACGAACCGCCGCCTGGAGGCGGGGATGCCGTTCATCCTCGACATGGCGCCGGTCTACAAGGGCCACACCGCCGACATCGGCTACAGCGGCTGCCTGGGCCTCAACCCCCTGCACGACAAGCTGCTCGCCGACCTCCGCGACCACCGCGAGCTGATACTCCGCGAGGTCCGCGAGCGCCGTACGCTGCGGGAGATATACGAGGACGTGGACCGGCTCATGGTCCGCCAGGGGTACGCGAACCGGCACCGGGCCTACCCCTTCGGCGTCATCGCCCACAAGATCGACCGGGTGAAGGAGCGCCGCTGGTCGCCGACGCTCTTCGGCTTCGGCACGCAGGCGATCAAGGGCTTGGCGAGCGACGCGATCCACGGCCACCGGGACGGCTGGTCGCCGCTCTGGTCGCCGTACACGTTCTCCGACCACCCGCCCGTGCCCGGGCTGTGGGCGGTCGAGCCGCACCTCGGATTCCGGGGTACGGGCGCGAAGTTCGAGGAGATCCTGGTCGTCACCGACTCGAAGGATCCCGAGCAGAGCGCGTTCTGGCTGGACGACGATCTGCCGCACGTGCGGCGCTGGAACGAGGGGGCGGTCTGA
- a CDS encoding ABC transporter ATP-binding protein, producing MTTLHIDHVSRWFGNVVAVNDVTMSVGPGVTGLLGPNGAGKSTLINMMGGFLDPSTGSVTLDGQKIWGNESVYRQIGVVPEREAMYDFLTGREFVVANAELQGLGDKEAQAALATVEMEYAQDRKISTYSKGMRQRVKMASALVHEPSVLLLDEPFNGMDPRQRMQLMDLLRRMGAEGRTVLFSSHILEEVEQLASHIEVIVAGRHAASGDFRKIRRLMTDRPHRYLVRSSDDRALAAALIADPSTAGIEVDQVEGGLRVQAVDFGRFTELLPRVAKDQGIRLLTVSPSDESLESVFSYLVAA from the coding sequence GTGACAACCCTCCACATCGACCACGTCTCCCGCTGGTTCGGAAACGTCGTGGCCGTGAACGACGTCACGATGTCGGTGGGCCCGGGCGTCACCGGCCTCCTCGGACCGAACGGCGCCGGGAAGTCCACCCTGATCAACATGATGGGCGGCTTCCTCGACCCCTCCACCGGCAGCGTCACGCTCGACGGGCAGAAGATCTGGGGGAACGAGTCCGTCTACCGCCAGATCGGTGTCGTCCCCGAGCGGGAGGCGATGTACGACTTCCTCACCGGTCGCGAGTTCGTCGTGGCCAACGCGGAGCTCCAGGGCCTCGGCGACAAGGAGGCCCAGGCGGCCCTCGCCACGGTCGAGATGGAGTACGCCCAGGACCGCAAGATCTCCACGTACAGCAAGGGCATGCGGCAGCGCGTGAAGATGGCCTCGGCCCTCGTGCACGAGCCGTCCGTGCTCCTCCTGGACGAGCCGTTCAACGGCATGGACCCGCGCCAGCGCATGCAGTTGATGGACCTGCTGCGGCGGATGGGCGCGGAGGGCCGCACGGTCCTCTTCTCCTCGCACATCCTGGAGGAGGTCGAGCAGCTCGCCTCCCACATCGAGGTGATCGTGGCCGGGCGGCACGCGGCCTCCGGCGACTTCCGCAAGATCCGCCGGCTCATGACGGACCGGCCGCACCGCTATCTCGTCCGCTCCAGCGACGACCGGGCGCTGGCCGCCGCGCTGATCGCCGACCCGTCCACGGCCGGGATCGAGGTCGACCAGGTGGAAGGCGGACTGCGCGTCCAGGCGGTGGACTTCGGGCGGTTCACGGAGCTGCTGCCCAGGGTCGCGAAGGACCAGGGCATCCGCCTCCTGACGGTCTCGCCCTCGGACGAGTCCCTCGAATCGGTCTTCTCGTACCTCGTCGCGGCCTGA
- a CDS encoding MerR family transcriptional regulator yields MSEQSAQPEYRIEDLAHHSGATVRTIRAYQDRGLLPRPERRGRSNVYGDAHLARLRQIADLLDRGYTLASIKELLEAWDTGRGLGGVLGLVAEVHGPWTDEEAARISRAELDARFGGKPDEDAIREAVELGVLERLPDREAEEYLVPSPQELAVAVELYAAGVPLPAITGHLRELRDQVEHIASRFLEFTTEHVFARYLEHRPPTDADAAEAATMVRRLRPLAQQTVDAELARAMRLLATRHLQLHLSPDAPPARDDEPRSVGLPAGTIRAVQNLVGAEGVAAFITAATEREVHKRTLDTLASTQQISNQLTQ; encoded by the coding sequence TTGTCCGAGCAGTCAGCACAGCCGGAGTACCGGATCGAGGATCTCGCGCATCACAGCGGTGCCACGGTCCGGACGATCCGCGCCTACCAGGACCGCGGTCTGCTGCCCCGCCCCGAGCGGCGCGGCAGGTCCAACGTGTACGGGGACGCTCACCTCGCCAGGCTGCGCCAGATCGCCGACCTCCTCGACCGCGGCTACACCCTGGCCTCGATCAAGGAGCTCCTGGAGGCCTGGGACACCGGCCGGGGCCTCGGCGGGGTACTCGGCCTGGTCGCGGAGGTCCACGGGCCGTGGACGGACGAGGAGGCGGCCCGGATATCCCGCGCGGAGCTGGACGCCCGCTTCGGCGGCAAGCCCGACGAGGACGCCATCCGGGAGGCCGTAGAGCTCGGCGTACTGGAGCGGCTTCCGGACCGCGAGGCGGAGGAGTACCTCGTACCGAGCCCGCAAGAGCTCGCCGTGGCCGTCGAGTTGTACGCGGCCGGGGTGCCGCTTCCGGCAATCACCGGGCATCTGCGGGAGCTTCGCGACCAGGTCGAGCACATCGCCTCCCGTTTCCTGGAGTTCACGACCGAGCACGTCTTCGCTCGCTATCTGGAGCACCGGCCCCCGACGGACGCGGACGCGGCCGAGGCGGCGACGATGGTGCGACGGCTCCGGCCGCTCGCCCAGCAGACGGTCGATGCCGAACTGGCTCGGGCCATGCGCCTGTTGGCGACCCGGCACCTCCAGCTCCATCTCTCGCCCGACGCGCCGCCTGCGAGGGACGACGAGCCCCGCTCGGTGGGTCTGCCCGCCGGGACGATTCGGGCCGTTCAGAATCTCGTTGGCGCGGAGGGTGTCGCGGCGTTCATCACTGCCGCCACGGAACGCGAAGTCCATAAAAGGACATTGGACACGCTTGCCTCAACTCAGCAGATATCCAACCAACTTACCCAATAG
- a CDS encoding restriction endonuclease subunit S has product MRWGSHTCAVPPPRRSRQICYADIKDGGAVRVGDAPSAHLEQPLGNLCEVTAGPSGSLLDSLNDGPDGVPVISPPDLTDHHTVDTRRLRRVPWSEAKRLARFALRAGDLLVVRQGALGRLALIEAEHATWFYGSSCLRIRPQREFVLPEYLVSYLSDPSVQRAMLGKSLPGTVPSLNSAMLSELLVIVPPLPRQHAVVQALADIDARIKIQRQLADRLEALRPAIFEELIQGTSHL; this is encoded by the coding sequence GTGAGGTGGGGGAGCCACACGTGTGCGGTTCCCCCACCTCGCAGAAGTCGACAAATTTGCTATGCGGACATAAAGGACGGAGGCGCTGTGCGAGTAGGTGACGCACCCTCGGCGCACCTTGAGCAGCCGCTCGGGAATCTCTGCGAGGTGACAGCCGGCCCGTCGGGGTCGTTGCTGGACAGCCTGAACGACGGGCCTGACGGTGTGCCGGTGATCTCGCCCCCAGATCTCACCGACCACCACACCGTGGACACGAGGCGGTTGCGACGGGTGCCGTGGAGCGAGGCCAAACGGCTCGCCCGCTTCGCGCTGCGAGCAGGCGACCTTCTCGTCGTGCGGCAGGGGGCACTCGGGCGGCTGGCGCTGATCGAGGCAGAGCACGCCACGTGGTTCTACGGCTCTTCCTGTCTCCGTATCAGGCCGCAGCGTGAGTTTGTCCTGCCCGAATACCTCGTGTCGTACCTGTCTGATCCGTCCGTGCAGCGGGCCATGCTGGGGAAGTCCCTCCCGGGCACAGTTCCTTCGCTTAATTCGGCGATGCTGAGCGAGTTGCTGGTCATCGTCCCACCCTTGCCTCGCCAGCACGCTGTTGTCCAAGCCCTGGCCGATATCGATGCCCGGATCAAGATTCAGCGGCAGCTGGCCGACCGATTGGAAGCACTCAGGCCGGCTATCTTCGAAGAGCTGATTCAAGGAACGAGCCACCTATGA
- a CDS encoding ABC transporter ATP-binding protein — MIATESLSKRFPRVTALDRLSLDIGPGVTGLVGANGAGKSTMIKILLGLAPATEGRAEVLGLDVSTSGAQIREQVGYMPEHDCLPPDVSATEFVVHMARMSGLPATAARERTADTLRHVGLYEERYRPIGGYSTGMKQRVKLAQALVHDPKLVLLDEPTNGLDPVGRDEMLGLIRRVWTDFGISVLVTSHLLGELERTCDHVVVIDGGQLLRSSSTSDFTRTTTTLAVEVTDSDTHPDGTGALRAALTDAGVTLHAGVEDGLPGAGHILLLEAAGEETYDLVRDTVAGLGLGLVRMEQRRHHIAEVFRPETPPRHEEVPAR; from the coding sequence GTGATCGCGACCGAAAGCCTCAGCAAGCGGTTCCCCCGGGTGACCGCTCTTGACCGGCTCTCCCTGGACATCGGGCCCGGTGTGACCGGACTCGTGGGTGCCAACGGAGCCGGCAAGTCCACCATGATCAAAATCCTGCTCGGACTCGCCCCCGCCACGGAGGGCCGCGCCGAGGTGCTCGGCCTCGACGTCAGCACCTCCGGCGCGCAGATCCGTGAGCAGGTCGGCTACATGCCGGAGCACGACTGCCTGCCCCCGGACGTCTCGGCCACCGAGTTCGTCGTCCACATGGCGCGGATGTCGGGCCTGCCCGCGACCGCCGCCCGGGAGCGGACCGCCGACACCCTCCGTCACGTCGGCCTGTACGAGGAGCGCTACCGCCCCATCGGCGGCTACTCGACGGGCATGAAGCAGCGGGTGAAGCTCGCGCAGGCCCTCGTCCACGACCCGAAGCTGGTCCTCCTCGACGAGCCGACCAACGGCCTCGACCCGGTCGGCCGCGACGAGATGCTCGGACTGATCCGCCGCGTCTGGACCGACTTCGGCATCTCCGTCCTCGTGACCTCGCATCTCCTCGGCGAGCTGGAGCGCACCTGCGACCACGTCGTCGTCATCGACGGCGGGCAGCTGCTCCGCTCCAGCTCCACCAGCGACTTCACCCGGACCACAACGACGCTCGCGGTCGAGGTCACCGACTCCGACACCCACCCCGACGGCACGGGGGCGCTCCGCGCGGCCCTCACCGACGCCGGCGTCACCCTCCACGCGGGCGTGGAGGACGGTCTGCCGGGCGCCGGCCACATCCTGCTCCTGGAGGCGGCCGGCGAGGAGACGTACGACCTCGTGCGGGACACCGTCGCCGGTCTCGGCCTCGGTCTCGTCCGCATGGAGCAGCGCCGCCACCACATCGCCGAGGTCTTCCGGCCCGAGACGCCCCCGCGGCACGAGGAGGTGCCGGCCCGATGA
- a CDS encoding SDR family oxidoreductase: MAGLKGVRERWVRTGGVELCVAELGDTDRPTVVLVHGYPDSKEVWSEVAARLAEEFHVVLYDIRGHGRSTAPAPLRGGFTLEKLTDDFLAVADAVSPDRPVHLVGHDWGSVQSWEFVTVPRTEGRIASFTSMSGPSLDHFGHWIKQRMARPTPRRVGQLLGQGAKSWYVYMLHTPVLPELAWRGPLGKRWPKILERVEKVPAGDYPTPSLPSDAAHGAWLYRDNVRARLGRPRPDAYAHVPVQLITPTGDAFLSERLYDDLGTWVPDLTRRTLPAKHWVPRTRPDQLSAWIAEFVRANEDPATGASGARRPVAATAPRSGVKPEYAERFGGQLVLVTGAASGIGRATAFAFAEAGARVVAVDRDAEGAGRTAEMARLIGAPEAWSETVDVADEQAMEKLAAKVASEYGIVDVLVNNAGIGLTGSFFETTSEEWKRVLDVNLWGVIHGCRIFGAQMTARGQGGHIVNTASAAAFQPSRALPAYSTSKAAVLMLSECLRAELADQGIGVSAICPGIVNTNITATTRFAGVTDEAEETRRQKKASRLYGLRNYPPEKVADAILGAVLHDRAVVPVTPEARGIHTLSRLSPGVLRAFARWQPPA, from the coding sequence ATGGCGGGGCTCAAGGGTGTGCGGGAGCGCTGGGTCCGTACGGGCGGGGTCGAGCTGTGTGTCGCCGAGCTCGGCGACACGGACCGGCCGACCGTGGTGCTCGTGCACGGCTACCCGGACTCCAAGGAGGTCTGGTCGGAGGTCGCGGCCCGGCTGGCCGAGGAGTTCCACGTGGTGCTGTACGACATCCGGGGCCACGGCCGGTCGACGGCTCCGGCCCCTCTCCGCGGCGGCTTCACCCTGGAGAAGCTGACGGACGACTTCCTCGCGGTCGCCGACGCCGTCAGCCCGGACCGGCCCGTCCATCTCGTCGGCCACGACTGGGGCTCGGTGCAGTCCTGGGAGTTCGTCACCGTCCCGCGCACCGAGGGGCGGATCGCGTCCTTCACCTCGATGTCGGGGCCGAGCCTCGACCACTTCGGGCACTGGATCAAGCAGCGCATGGCCCGGCCCACCCCCCGTCGCGTCGGGCAGCTCCTCGGCCAGGGCGCCAAGTCCTGGTACGTGTACATGCTGCACACGCCGGTGCTGCCGGAGCTCGCCTGGCGCGGGCCGCTCGGCAAGCGCTGGCCGAAGATCCTGGAGCGGGTCGAGAAGGTCCCGGCCGGCGACTACCCGACACCCTCGCTGCCGAGCGACGCGGCGCACGGCGCCTGGCTCTACCGGGACAACGTCCGCGCCCGTCTCGGCAGGCCGCGCCCCGACGCGTACGCGCACGTGCCCGTGCAGCTGATCACGCCGACCGGTGACGCCTTCCTCTCCGAGCGGCTCTACGACGACCTGGGCACCTGGGTGCCGGACCTGACCCGGCGCACCCTGCCCGCCAAGCACTGGGTGCCGCGCACCCGGCCGGACCAGCTGTCCGCCTGGATCGCCGAGTTCGTCCGGGCGAACGAGGACCCGGCGACCGGAGCCTCGGGTGCTCGCCGGCCCGTCGCGGCGACGGCGCCGAGAAGCGGGGTGAAGCCGGAGTACGCGGAGCGGTTCGGCGGGCAGCTGGTCCTGGTGACCGGGGCCGCCAGCGGCATCGGGCGGGCCACCGCCTTCGCGTTCGCGGAGGCCGGTGCCCGGGTCGTGGCCGTGGACCGGGATGCCGAGGGCGCGGGCCGTACGGCCGAGATGGCCCGGCTCATCGGCGCTCCCGAGGCCTGGAGCGAGACCGTCGACGTCGCCGACGAGCAGGCGATGGAGAAGCTGGCCGCGAAGGTGGCGAGCGAGTATGGGATCGTCGACGTCCTGGTCAACAACGCGGGCATAGGGCTCACCGGCTCCTTCTTCGAGACGACGAGCGAGGAGTGGAAGCGGGTCCTGGACGTCAACCTGTGGGGCGTGATCCACGGGTGCCGGATCTTCGGCGCGCAGATGACCGCGCGCGGCCAGGGCGGTCACATCGTCAACACCGCCTCGGCGGCCGCCTTCCAGCCTTCTCGTGCCCTGCCCGCGTACAGCACCTCGAAGGCCGCCGTGCTGATGCTCAGCGAGTGCCTGCGCGCCGAGCTGGCCGACCAGGGCATCGGGGTGTCCGCGATCTGCCCCGGCATCGTCAACACCAACATCACCGCGACCACGCGGTTCGCGGGGGTCACGGACGAGGCGGAGGAGACGCGGCGCCAGAAGAAGGCGTCCCGGCTCTACGGGCTGCGGAACTACCCGCCGGAGAAGGTCGCGGACGCGATCCTGGGGGCGGTCCTGCACGACCGGGCCGTCGTCCCGGTGACCCCCGAGGCCCGGGGCATCCACACCCTGTCCCGGCTGAGCCCGGGCGTGCTGCGGGCGTTCGCCCGCTGGCAGCCGCCCGCGTAG
- a CDS encoding ABC transporter permease has translation MYNPTVARLTYRALLGRRRALILFLLPALLVLIAAAVRAFNGADDQVAADVLGGFALATMVPLIGVIAGTGAIGPEIDDGSIVYLLSKPVKRSSIIFTKLIVAIAVTMVFSAVPTFIAGFVLNGNGQQVAIAYTVAALVASIAYSALFLLLGTVSRHAVVIGLVYALVWETLFGSLISGAKTLSVQQWSLALAEKVTGDGLIDSEVGLTTATVLLVAVTVVATWFAGHKLRTLTLAGEE, from the coding sequence ATGTACAACCCCACAGTCGCCCGGCTCACCTACCGGGCACTCCTCGGCCGCCGACGGGCGCTGATCCTCTTCCTGCTGCCCGCCCTGCTGGTGCTCATCGCGGCGGCGGTCCGGGCCTTCAACGGCGCGGACGACCAGGTCGCCGCCGACGTCCTGGGCGGCTTCGCGCTGGCCACGATGGTGCCGCTGATCGGCGTGATCGCCGGGACGGGCGCGATCGGGCCGGAGATCGACGACGGCTCGATCGTCTACCTGCTGTCCAAGCCGGTGAAGCGGTCCTCGATCATCTTCACGAAGCTCATCGTGGCGATCGCCGTGACCATGGTCTTCTCGGCGGTGCCGACGTTCATCGCCGGATTCGTCCTCAACGGCAACGGCCAGCAGGTGGCGATCGCGTACACGGTGGCGGCCCTGGTGGCCTCCATCGCCTACAGCGCGCTGTTCCTGCTGCTCGGCACGGTCAGCCGGCACGCGGTGGTCATCGGCCTCGTCTACGCGCTGGTCTGGGAGACCCTCTTCGGCTCCCTGATCTCCGGCGCCAAGACCCTGAGCGTCCAGCAGTGGTCGCTCGCCCTCGCGGAGAAGGTCACCGGTGACGGTCTGATCGACTCCGAGGTCGGTCTCACCACGGCGACCGTCCTCCTCGTGGCGGTCACGGTCGTGGCGACCTGGTTCGCCGGCCACAAGCTGCGGACGCTGACCCTGGCGGGCGAGGAGTAG
- a CDS encoding type I restriction-modification system subunit M, with translation MTLRTSVGLERALFRASDVLRGKMDEPQYRDIISGMLVLKRVSDQPGILRVPERAHWSHITGYEGKALGHVLNEALWELERSNPEVLKGVFEALDFDRRLGRADLKALIDQFDRISLSDNDLESGDVVGRAYDILLNSFADGAGKRGGEFFTPRSVVGLMVHLVRPQEGQSVYDPFAGSGGMLVQARQYVDEHVGAGTHLALFGQEVNAATCSTARLNLLLHGIVDSSVLCGDTLSDPLHVMADGHLRRFDCVLSNPPFSMNYSEKVVRYPERMRYGWTPGQGKKADLMNVQHVLATLRPGGIGAVVTPHGVLFRGGVEADIRRGIVEASRLEAVIGIGPNVFYGTSIPACILVLRGENGTPAEQRGQVLFINAEHEVVTGRSQNRLEPQNVEKIVGAFREWANIPGFSRVVSLDEIAENDFNLNIRRYVDASPPAEQLLDVRAALFGGVPRSEVDAQAERFRVFGVDLADLFRTRGSAYLDFLGEGFEATAARIPDLGAARERDFGDRCRSWWRETEYLIAELAGTGRLLMLRPRLMASFREELLPAGILDRYQLAGVFAAWWSDRHNDLRSLDNRGFPGLIDRWASTDERPSYVPEDLARERVLDVLGDDLRSRVERLAATERQGLVDAYRSWGDRYAASITDLERENEAAAVRLRLRLGELGYTEPA, from the coding sequence ATGACCCTCCGTACCTCTGTCGGTCTAGAGCGTGCCCTTTTCCGCGCCTCTGACGTATTGCGCGGAAAGATGGACGAACCTCAGTATCGTGACATCATCTCCGGGATGCTGGTCCTCAAGCGGGTCTCTGACCAGCCGGGGATCCTTCGAGTTCCCGAGCGCGCGCACTGGTCCCACATCACCGGCTACGAGGGTAAGGCGCTGGGACACGTCCTCAACGAAGCTCTTTGGGAACTCGAGCGAAGTAACCCAGAGGTACTGAAAGGTGTATTCGAAGCTCTTGACTTCGACAGAAGGCTGGGCCGTGCTGATTTGAAAGCACTGATCGACCAATTCGACCGGATTTCGTTGAGTGACAACGATCTGGAGTCCGGTGACGTGGTCGGTCGTGCATACGATATTCTCCTCAACTCGTTCGCCGACGGTGCTGGGAAGCGTGGCGGGGAATTCTTTACACCCCGCTCTGTGGTCGGGTTGATGGTGCATCTGGTCCGGCCGCAGGAGGGACAGTCGGTCTACGATCCCTTTGCTGGCTCGGGAGGCATGCTCGTTCAGGCCAGACAGTACGTTGACGAGCACGTCGGGGCCGGTACGCATCTGGCCCTCTTCGGGCAGGAAGTAAACGCCGCGACCTGCTCTACGGCCCGGTTGAACCTTCTGCTACACGGCATCGTTGACAGTTCGGTGCTCTGCGGGGACACGTTGAGCGACCCCCTGCACGTGATGGCGGACGGGCACCTGAGACGCTTCGACTGTGTGCTGAGCAATCCTCCTTTCTCGATGAACTATTCCGAGAAGGTGGTGAGGTATCCGGAGCGGATGAGATACGGCTGGACACCTGGGCAGGGCAAGAAGGCCGATCTGATGAATGTCCAGCATGTGCTGGCCACACTCCGACCGGGTGGCATCGGCGCGGTGGTCACCCCGCACGGTGTGCTCTTCCGAGGTGGGGTAGAGGCGGACATCCGTCGCGGAATCGTCGAGGCTTCCCGGCTCGAAGCCGTGATCGGCATCGGACCGAATGTTTTCTATGGAACGTCCATCCCAGCTTGCATCCTGGTGCTCCGGGGCGAGAACGGAACCCCAGCGGAACAACGTGGTCAGGTGTTGTTCATCAACGCCGAGCACGAGGTAGTCACGGGGCGATCCCAGAACCGCCTGGAGCCGCAGAACGTAGAGAAGATCGTGGGTGCTTTCCGTGAATGGGCGAACATTCCTGGCTTCTCGCGAGTGGTCTCGCTGGATGAGATCGCGGAGAACGACTTCAATCTCAATATTCGGCGCTATGTAGACGCCAGTCCGCCGGCCGAGCAGCTTCTTGATGTCCGTGCGGCGTTGTTTGGTGGTGTGCCTAGAAGCGAGGTCGATGCGCAAGCGGAGAGGTTCCGCGTTTTCGGCGTCGACCTCGCCGACCTGTTCAGGACGCGGGGTTCCGCGTACCTCGATTTCCTTGGTGAGGGCTTCGAGGCGACCGCAGCCCGCATCCCTGACCTGGGCGCCGCCCGCGAGCGGGACTTCGGCGACCGCTGCCGGTCATGGTGGAGGGAGACCGAGTACCTCATCGCCGAGCTTGCGGGCACCGGCAGACTGTTGATGCTGCGCCCCCGGCTCATGGCTTCCTTCCGCGAGGAACTCCTGCCTGCCGGCATTCTGGACCGATATCAACTGGCGGGTGTCTTCGCAGCTTGGTGGTCGGATCGGCACAACGACCTCAGGAGTCTTGACAATCGAGGATTTCCTGGGCTGATCGACCGGTGGGCGTCGACCGACGAACGGCCTTCGTACGTTCCTGAGGATCTGGCGCGCGAGCGGGTGCTCGATGTCCTTGGTGACGATCTCCGCTCTCGTGTGGAGAGGCTTGCCGCTACGGAACGACAAGGACTTGTCGATGCGTATCGCTCGTGGGGCGACCGGTACGCGGCCTCGATCACGGACTTGGAGAGGGAGAACGAGGCCGCTGCGGTACGGCTGAGACTTCGTCTGGGAGAGCTCGGTTACACCGAGCCCGCTTGA
- a CDS encoding ABC transporter permease, with amino-acid sequence MSTQLPHPSQAAPDTTQIHNIGYRSYDGPRLGRAYARRSLFSQSLRGAYGLGRSAKSKVLPMLLFAVMCVPALILVAVAVVGKQSKLSIEYTQYAIYLQVVISIYLASQAPQSVSRDLRFRTVPLYFSRPIERADYVLAKLGAMASALFILTASPLLILWIGSLLAKMDFAEQTKMFGQGLVSVALLSVLFGGIGLVMAALTPRRGFGVAAVIAVLTVSYGAVSTLMGIAFATENEGAIQWLGLFSPMTLIDGVQSAFLGAPPGFPELGGPSTGAGVVYVLVVLALIAGSYGILMRRYRKVGL; translated from the coding sequence ATGAGCACCCAGCTGCCCCACCCCTCCCAGGCCGCTCCCGACACGACGCAGATCCACAACATCGGCTACCGGTCCTACGACGGCCCGCGCCTCGGCCGGGCCTACGCGCGCCGGTCGCTCTTCTCGCAGTCCCTGCGCGGTGCCTACGGCCTCGGCCGCAGCGCCAAGTCGAAGGTGCTGCCGATGCTCCTCTTCGCCGTGATGTGCGTCCCGGCGCTGATCCTCGTCGCGGTCGCCGTGGTCGGGAAGCAGTCCAAGCTGTCGATCGAGTACACGCAGTACGCGATCTACCTCCAGGTCGTCATCAGCATCTACCTGGCCTCGCAGGCACCGCAGTCCGTCTCCCGGGACCTCCGGTTCCGGACGGTGCCGCTGTACTTCTCCCGCCCGATCGAGCGCGCGGACTACGTCCTCGCCAAGCTCGGCGCGATGGCCTCGGCGCTCTTCATCCTGACCGCCTCGCCGCTGCTGATCCTCTGGATCGGCTCGCTGCTCGCCAAGATGGACTTCGCCGAGCAGACCAAGATGTTCGGCCAGGGGCTCGTCTCCGTGGCCCTGCTCTCGGTGCTCTTCGGCGGCATCGGCCTCGTCATGGCGGCCCTCACCCCGCGCCGCGGCTTCGGCGTCGCCGCCGTGATCGCCGTCCTGACCGTCTCGTACGGGGCGGTCTCCACCCTCATGGGCATCGCCTTCGCCACCGAGAACGAGGGGGCCATCCAGTGGCTCGGCCTCTTCTCGCCGATGACCCTCATCGACGGCGTGCAGAGCGCCTTCCTGGGTGCCCCTCCGGGCTTCCCCGAACTCGGGGGTCCGAGCACCGGTGCCGGCGTGGTCTACGTGCTGGTCGTCCTCGCGCTCATCGCCGGCTCGTACGGCATCCTGATGCGCCGCTACCGAAAGGTCGGGCTGTGA